The following proteins come from a genomic window of Oncorhynchus mykiss isolate Arlee chromosome 19, USDA_OmykA_1.1, whole genome shotgun sequence:
- the LOC118941446 gene encoding CD209 antigen-like protein C has product MADYINKQVIELNKVNEENQNRATRSLKTETHLSDRRLRPYRLAAVCLGVLCVLQVTLNISLRLAFYNRGNETVEKNPLQTSYNTKTKERDQLQTSYNTLTKERDQLQKDRDDLMSKFSNLKQKCPEGWQKFESSWYFLSTVKKPWRESRQDCLERGADLVIVNSDMEQEFLFGLTKRAWIGLTDSVTEGTWKWVDGTPLTTPSYWHKLQLENDGDTPANRKEDCVELNTETWRPGKAWNDLSCSDNHYWICEKVV; this is encoded by the exons ATGGCCGACTACATCAACAAACAGGTGATTGAATTAAACAAAGTTAATGAAGAAAACCAGAATAGAGCAACGAGGAGCCTGAAGACTGAGACCCATCTCTCAG ATAGAAGACTAAGACCCTACAGGCTGGCTGCTGTGTGTTTAGGAGTGCTGTGTGTTCTACAAGTCACTCTCAACATTTCCCTGAGGCTGGCTTTCT ACAACAGAGGCAATGAGACTGTGGAGAAAAACccgctacagaccagttacaacactaagactaaagagagagaccagctacagaccagttacaacaccctgactaaagagagagaccagctacagaaggATAGAGATGATCTCATGTCAAAGTTCTCTAATCTGA AACAAAAATGTCCTGAAGGCTGGCAGAAGTTTGAATCCAGTTGGTACTTCCTGTCTACAGTGAAAAAACCCTGGAGGGAGAGTAGACAGgactgtctggagagaggagcagatcTGGTGATCGTAAACAGTGATAtggaacag GAGTTTCTCTTTGGCCTTACTAAGAGAGcctggattggtctgactgactctgttactgaggggacctggaaatgggtggacggcaccccactgaccaccccaag TTATTGGCACAAACTGCAGCTTGAGAATGATGGTGACACCCCAGCAAATCggaaggaggactgtgttgagcTGAACACAGAAACATGGCGCCCTGGAAAGGCATGGAATGACCTGTCATGTTCAGACAATCATTACTGGATTTGTGAGAAAGTGGTTTAA